A single window of Scylla paramamosain isolate STU-SP2022 chromosome 27, ASM3559412v1, whole genome shotgun sequence DNA harbors:
- the LOC135114244 gene encoding chondroadherin-like, which translates to MLRWCVVWACLAGVARAFCPPGCNCDDNVPSARCVGVGLNVLPILFNPGLRRLNMAHNLISSLNDGLVFFDRLEELDLSNNALAYLGTENFVEQVRLQELRLAHNNLTTLTPGAFRGLNSLTLLDLSHNGLIDLQPGMLEDAPRLTVLLLAHNKLHVLVRHTFRGLRSLHVLDLCDNYFRDVPSSALGDLQSLKSLHMCRNRLTRLEPDAFTTPALTSLSLETNNIDHIEAGALQRLKNLQKLNLNDNLLREVPAAVLSLLLMLDTLILSKNNFTTIQAEAFRSLSRLTTLEISRCPRLASLHPNAFAHCISLQRLTISHNPLIRHLPERLFTSLPRLHTLDLRANSLKSVSEASMPWGSLARLDLRDNQLVCNCSIRWLAALLGAANTSLAAPDVQCAAPEKLKGLYLSRLSPSEQLCVDQVQVVVGIVVVTVSTVLLMALSVLLCKYRRRNQRDKMGRMWPPGPLAPWPPDDHTAPTRHIMADEYVYHTYSSVRKIPVTKV; encoded by the exons ATGTTGAGGTGGTGCGTGGTGTGGGCGTGCCTGGCCGGGGTGGCGCGGGCGTTCTGCCCCCCTGGCTGCAACTGTGACGACAACGTGCCCAGCGCGCGCTGTGTGGGCGTGGGCCTCAACGTGCTGCCCATCCTCTTCAACCCTGGCCTGCGACGCCTCAACATGGCCCACAACCTCATCAGCTCCTTGAATGACGGTCTGGTATTCTTTGACCGCCTGGAGGAGCTGGATTTGTCCAACAACGCGCTGGCTTACTTGGGCACAGAGAACTTTGTGGAGCAGGTGCGGCTCCAGGAACTCCGACTGGCGCACAACAACCTGACAACTCTCACGCCGGGCGCCTTCCGCGGTCTCAACTCCCTCACGCTGCTTGACCTCAGCCATAACGGACTGATCGACCTGCAGCCCGGGATGCTGGAGGACGCCCCTCGCCTCaccgtcctcctccttgcccACAACAAACTTCACGTCCTCGTCCGGCACACCTTCCGCGGCCTTCGGAGCCTCCACGTCCTTGACCTGTGTGACAACTACTTTCGGGACGTACCGTCGTCCGCTCTCGGTGACCTGCAGTCCCTCAAGTCGCTACACATGTGTCGCAACCGCCTTACTCGCCTCGAGCCCGACGCCTTCACCACCCCAGCGCTGACGTCACTCTCGCTGGAGACCAACAATATCGACCACATAGAAGCCGGTGCCCTTCAGCGCCTCAAGAACCTACAGAAACTCAACCTTAACGACAATCTGCTGCGCGAGGTGCCCGCCGCAGTGTTGTCCCTCCTGCTGATGTTGGACACGCTCATCCTCAGCAAAAACAACTTCACCACGATACAGGCCGAGGCGTTCAGGAGCCTGAGTCGCCTCACCACGCTGGAAATCTCCCGGTGTCCACGCCTCGCCTCCCTGCACCCCAACGCCTTCGCTCACTGCATCAGCCTCCAGCGTCTCACTATATCCCATAACCCGTTGATACGACACCTTCCGGAAAGGCTGTTCActtccctgcctcgcctccaCACGCTGGACCTCCGTGCCAACAGCCTCAAGAGCGTGTCGGAGGCCAGCATGCCGTGGGGCTCCCTTGCTCGCCTCGACCTGCGTGACAACCAGCTGGTGTGCAATTGTTCCATCCGGTGGTTGGCGGCGCTGCTCGGGGCGGCCAACACCTCCCTCGCGGCGCCTGATGTGCAGTGTGCCGCCCCAGAGAAGCTCAAAGGCCTTTATCTCTCCAG ACTCAGCCCGAGCGAGCAACTGTGCGTGGAtcaggtgcaggtggtggtgggcatcGTGGTGGTCACCGTGTCCACCGTGTTGCTAATGGCGCTCTCCGTTCTCCTGTGCAA GTACCGACGGAGGAACCAGAGGGACAAGATGGGGAGAATGTGGCCTCCGGGACCCCTAGCACCATGGCCCCCAGACGACCACACCGCTCCGACGCGTCACATCATGGCTGACGAGTATGTTTACCACACGTACTCCTCCGTCAGGAAGATCCCCGTCACCAAAGTCTGA